From the genome of Candidatus Binatia bacterium, one region includes:
- a CDS encoding trypsin-like peptidase domain-containing protein: protein MALADGDTRRTPVVRAVEQVAPSVVNISTEAMLPQAAGPFPGFRDPMLDQFFRDFFEPRAPRLRQASLGSGLVIRADGFILTNQHVVQRATRIKITFADDTELDATLVGADADSDLALLKVSADPALPAAVLGDSSDLMIGETVIAIGNPFGLSHTVTTGVISALGRSIRSDDQVYVDFIQTDASINPGNSGGPLLNLNGQVVGINTAIYQKAQGIGFAVPINRARRIADDLIAFGEVHAPWVGAVVRDIGQELARDLSLDRGRGVLVRAVEAQSPAAEAGLKPGDVILAVDGQPVRSADEYEQRIRDRGERSSLYLTARRSGTTTSINVNTRPFPLDRADELAWRLIGVRLSDADAGVAVTRVRPASPAARIGIQPGDRLVALGGTPTRSLEEFRKRMAALRLAQGALLSVRRGRAVYRVATPFAQDF, encoded by the coding sequence ATGGCCCTGGCCGACGGCGATACGAGGCGCACGCCCGTCGTGCGCGCCGTCGAGCAGGTCGCCCCATCGGTTGTCAACATCTCCACCGAGGCCATGCTGCCGCAGGCGGCCGGCCCGTTTCCGGGCTTTCGTGACCCGATGCTCGACCAGTTCTTCCGGGATTTCTTCGAACCGCGCGCGCCCAGACTTCGCCAGGCCAGCCTGGGCTCGGGCCTGGTCATCCGCGCAGATGGCTTCATCCTCACCAACCAGCACGTCGTGCAACGGGCCACCCGCATCAAAATAACCTTTGCAGACGACACCGAGCTCGACGCCACGCTCGTGGGTGCGGACGCCGACTCCGACCTCGCTCTCCTCAAAGTCAGCGCCGACCCTGCGCTACCCGCGGCGGTTCTCGGCGATTCTTCCGACCTGATGATCGGAGAGACGGTCATTGCCATCGGGAATCCGTTCGGCCTCTCTCACACCGTGACCACCGGCGTCATCAGTGCTCTGGGCCGCTCGATTCGCAGCGACGACCAGGTGTACGTGGATTTCATCCAGACCGATGCCTCGATCAATCCGGGGAACTCCGGTGGCCCGTTGCTGAACCTCAACGGGCAAGTCGTGGGGATCAACACGGCAATCTACCAGAAAGCCCAGGGCATCGGCTTCGCCGTTCCGATCAATCGCGCCCGTCGCATTGCCGACGATCTAATCGCGTTCGGCGAGGTGCACGCTCCATGGGTGGGCGCCGTCGTTCGCGACATCGGCCAAGAGCTTGCACGCGATCTGTCCCTCGACCGCGGTCGCGGCGTTCTCGTCCGTGCCGTCGAGGCTCAGAGTCCGGCCGCCGAGGCCGGCCTCAAGCCCGGGGACGTAATACTTGCCGTCGACGGCCAGCCGGTCCGGTCGGCCGACGAATACGAACAACGGATCCGCGACCGAGGCGAGCGAAGTTCTCTGTACCTCACCGCCCGCCGCAGCGGGACAACCACATCGATAAACGTCAACACGCGCCCCTTCCCCCTGGACCGTGCCGACGAGCTGGCCTGGCGCCTCATTGGTGTTCGTCTGAGCGATGCCGATGCGGGGGTTGCCGTAACCCGCGTCCGTCCAGCGAGTCCCGCAGCCCGGATCGGCATCCAGCCAGGCGATCGTCTCGTCGCTCTCGGCGGCACCCCAACCCGATCTCTGGAGGAATTCCGCAAGCGCATGGCCGCGCTCCGCCTCGCGCAGGGGGCCCTTCTCTCGGTGCGCCGGGGGCGGGCAGTGTACCGCGTTGCGACACCCTTCGCTCAGGACTTCTGA